In Terriglobales bacterium, the genomic window ATGGACGAAGAGGACATAGACAAGCAGGTTACTTCTGATGTTAACAGGGAAAGCGGATCAATCTCAGCCCTATACTGCTGTTTGCATGACTCGAACTACACAGAAATCGAAGAGCTTGAATCAGCTCCTTGAAAGCCTTTTTCCAGGCGGCGTGAACTCGCCAGTGCGGGCGTTCCGTGCGGTTGGCGGGGAGCCGCCGATCATCGTTCGCGCGAAGGGCAGTCGCATGTGGGACGCCGACGCTAATGAGTGCATCGATTACGTCGGTTCCTGGGGACCAATGATCCTGGGCCATGCCGATCCCGAGGTAGTCGCAGCAGTAAAGAGCGTTGCGGAAAACGGCACCAGCTTCGGCGCGTCGACTGCCGCTGAGGGTCAGTTAGGCGAGTTGGTTCGGGAGGCATTCCCCTCGATCGAGATGATGCGTTTCGTCAGCTCAGGAACCGAAGCCACGATGTCAGCGATTCGCCTGGCGCGCGCATTCACGGGCCGCAAGTACATCGTTAAGTTTGAGGGCTGCTATCACGGCCATGCTGACTCGCTACTGGTGAAAGCCGGTTCGGGAGTAGCTACTCTTGGCATTCCTGGATCGGCAGGTGTGTTGGAAGAGCAGGTGCAGTTCACTCTCGCGCTGCCGTTCAACTCGATCGGGGCTGTAGAAGAGGCTTTTGCGCGTTATCGCGACCAGATTGCAGCAATCATTGTCGAACCAGTGGTCGGGAACATGGGTTGTGTTCCACCCCGACCTGGATATCTGCAGAGACTGCGCGAAATCGCGCAAGCCTCTGGCGCACTGCTGATTTTTGATGAAGTCATGACCGGTTTTCGTCTTGCTTACGGAGGAGCGCAGGAGCTCTACGGAATTGTCCCGGACCTTACCACTTTGGGAAAGATCATCGGCGGCGGTCTTCCCGTGGGAGCTTACGGCGGGCGCGCAGAGATCATGCGCATGATCGCGCCCCTTGGTCCCGTGTATCAGGCGGGCACGTTGAGTGGCAATCCGCTCGCGATGGCAGCAGGCGTCGCCACCCTGTGCCGGGTGAAACGCGACGAAAAACAGATTTACGCTGCGCTGGAAAATAGGTCCGAGACCTTGGTGCGAGGAGTGGCTGATCAGGCCAAAAGGCACGGCGTTCCAGTGACAACGAATCGGGTAGGTTCGATGTTCACGTGGTTTTTTCAGGACGGCGAAGTGCGGGATTACGAAGATGCGTGCCGATCCGATACCAGCGCCTTCGCACAATTCCATCGCGGAATGCTGGAGCGCGGAGTCTATCTGCCACCCTCCCAGTTCGAAGCGGCATTTCTCAGCGCAGCACATTCGGATGCTGACATTAAACGAACCATTGAAGTGGCTCACGCAGCTTTCCAGAGCCTCAGAAGCTAACTTGGCGACGATTGTTCTACCAGTCCTTCGTAAAGCCTGTCCAATAGTCGAACGACTTGCACCCGTCGTCGTGTTCCGATTTGGAATACAGGGTTACGTACGTGAGAGCGCGCATGCGTCCGAAGGTGCGCCGGTC contains:
- the hemL gene encoding glutamate-1-semialdehyde 2,1-aminomutase; translation: MTRTTQKSKSLNQLLESLFPGGVNSPVRAFRAVGGEPPIIVRAKGSRMWDADANECIDYVGSWGPMILGHADPEVVAAVKSVAENGTSFGASTAAEGQLGELVREAFPSIEMMRFVSSGTEATMSAIRLARAFTGRKYIVKFEGCYHGHADSLLVKAGSGVATLGIPGSAGVLEEQVQFTLALPFNSIGAVEEAFARYRDQIAAIIVEPVVGNMGCVPPRPGYLQRLREIAQASGALLIFDEVMTGFRLAYGGAQELYGIVPDLTTLGKIIGGGLPVGAYGGRAEIMRMIAPLGPVYQAGTLSGNPLAMAAGVATLCRVKRDEKQIYAALENRSETLVRGVADQAKRHGVPVTTNRVGSMFTWFFQDGEVRDYEDACRSDTSAFAQFHRGMLERGVYLPPSQFEAAFLSAAHSDADIKRTIEVAHAAFQSLRS